A single genomic interval of Ischnura elegans chromosome 3, ioIscEleg1.1, whole genome shotgun sequence harbors:
- the LOC124155310 gene encoding THAP domain-containing protein 2-like, translating into MPRSCVAPGCTEGYGSKKSTFSFFSAPKDPVKRSKWQAAIPRVNFELKAGQVLCERHFMPHDIVRKKQLKDGNGKVVKEPLLDSYTQPLAVFASRGSVKGETRNM; encoded by the exons ATGCCACGAAGCTGTGTCGCACCAGGGTGTACTGAGGGGTATGGCTCTAAAAAGtctaccttctcatttttctctgctcCCAAAGATCCTGTTAAGAGGAGTAAATGGCAAGCTGCAATACCAAGGGTAAACTTTGAGTTGAAGGCAGGGCAGGTACTGTGTGAAAGGCATTTCATGCCCCACGACATCGTCAGGAAGAAGCAGTTGAAAGATGGCAATGGCAAAGTCGTCAAGGAG CCCCTGTTGGACTCATACACTCAGCCATTAGCGGTCTTTGCATCAAGGGGCTCAGTCAAGGGAGAAACCCGTAACATGTAA